The following coding sequences lie in one Primulina huaijiensis isolate GDHJ02 chromosome 2, ASM1229523v2, whole genome shotgun sequence genomic window:
- the LOC140970751 gene encoding exportin-2-like, translated as MDWNPETLQFLSQCFLNTLSPMPEPRRQAEKALAEAADRPDYGLAVLRLVARPSVDEQIRQAAAVNFKNYLKACWTSQAGDPSGAQNPVIPEQEKDQIRSLIVSLMVSASPKIQAQLSEALTIIGKHDFPKAWPTLLPELVLTLDKLSQGKDYASVNGVLTSINSLFKKFRYQFKTNELLLDLKYCLDHFAKPLLEVFKRTASYVEEAVSSGAANASSLKPYIESQRLCCRIFYSLNFMELPEFFEDHMDEWMTEFLKYLTTKYSVLEDSGPDGLALVDDLRAAVCENISLYMEKEEDLFQKYLSGFAEAVWGLLVATSNSSSRERLTVTAIKFLTTVSTSVHHTLFGRDDILQQICQSIVIPNVMLRDEDEELFEMNYVEYIRRDMEGSDLDTRRRIACELLKGIALNYKEKVTEKVSAQVQSLLASFAQSPAANWKHKDCAIYLVVSLATKKAGDTSVSTDLVDVQSFFGSVIVPELQSQVVDVFPMLKAGALKFFTMFRYQISKHVALALLPDVVRFLGSESNVVHSYASSCIEKLLLVKDDGGKARYSGEDISPFLLALMTNLFGDLQKPESEENQYVMKCIMRVLGLAIVSREVALPCINGLTIVLNRVCENPKNPVFNHYLFESVALLIRRACERDPSLISFLETSLLPTLQMILSRDVSEFFPYAFQLLAQLVDLNVSPLPGNYMEIFAILLLPESWKKSANVPALVRLLQAFLRKAPNELNQQGRLSNVLGIFNTLVSTPSTDEQGFYVLNTVVENLGFDVISPYISHIWVALFKRLQYNRTVKFVKSLILFMSLFLAKHGSQNLAGSMNAVQPDVFRTILEQFWVPNLKLITGSSELKLTSVASVRLLSESLAPADSKLWGKMLDSIITLLSRPEQERVEEDTEVPDFGESVGYNTTFVQLYNAGRKEDDPLPEIKDPKQFLVATLANLSARSPGTLPQIINENLEPANQAALFQLCSSYSVTIV; from the coding sequence ATGGACTGGAACCCAGAAACTCTGCAATTTCTCTCACAGTGTTTCCTCAACACCCTGTCCCCTATGCCTGAACCTCGTCGCCAGGCGGAGAAGGCTTTGGCGGAGGCTGCTGATAGGCCTGACTATGGCCTTGCCGTGCTTCGTCTCGTTGCCAGGCCATCTGTCGACGAGCAGATCCGGCAAGCTGCAGCTGTGAACTTCAAGAACTACCTTAAAGCTTGTTGGACCTCGCAAGCTGGTGATCCATCCGGGGCCCAAAACCCAGTCATACCTGAGCAGGAAAAGGACCAGATTAGATCCCTGATAGTTAGTTTGATGGTTAGTGCCTCTCCGAAAATTCAGGCGCAGTTAAGTGAAGCCCTCACTATCATTGGGAagcatgattttcctaaagctTGGCCGACTTTATTACCTGAGCTCGTGTTGACTTTGGATAAGTTGAGCCAGGGGAAGGACTATGCTTCAGTTAATGGGGTTCTGACCTCCATTAATTCATTGTTTAAGAAATTCAGGTACCAGTTTAAAACCAACGAGTTGTTACTTGATTTAAAGTACTGTCTTGATCATTTTGCAAAACCGTTGCTGGAAGTGTTTAAAAGGACTGCAAGTTATGTAGAAGAAGCCGTTTCTTCTGGGGCTGCAAATGCAAGTTCGCTCAAGCCATACATAGAATCTCAGAGGTTGTGCTGTAGGATTTTCTATTCGCTTAATTTTATGGAGTTACCTGAGTTTTTCGAGGATCATATGGACGAGTGGATGACCGAGTTCTTGAAGTATTTAACCACAAAATACAGTGTGTTGGAGGATAGTGGTCCCGATGGGCTCGCTTTGGTTGATGATTTGCGAGCTGCTGTATGCGAGAATATTAGTTTGTATATGGAGAAAGAGGAGGACTTATTTCAGAAATATTTGAGTGGGTTTGCAGAGGCAGTATGGGGACTTTTGGTGGCCACGTCAAATTCTTCTAGTAGGGAAAGGCTGACTGTGACCGCTATTAAGTTTCTGACCACGGTTAGCACTAGCGTTCATCATACTCTATTCGGAAGGGATGATATTTTGCAACAGATTTGTCAGAGTATCGTGATTCCAAATGTGATGTTGAGGGACGAGGATGAAGAACTGTTTGAAATGAATTATGTGGAATACATAAGGAGGGATATGGAAGGGAGTGACCTCGACACAAGGAGGAGGATTGCCTGTGAACTCCTGAAGGGAATTGCCTTGAATTACAAGGAGAAGGTCACTGAAAAGGTTTCTGCGCAGGTGCAATCTCTTTTGGCTTCATTTGCGCAAAGCCCAGCTGCAAATTGGAAACACAAAGATTGTGCAATATATTTGGTTGTCTCCCTTGCCACAAAGAAAGCTGGTGATACTTCTGTCTCCACTGATCTTGTGGATGTCCAGAGCTTTTTTGGATCTGTGATTGTACCAGAGCTGCAAAGTCAGGTAGTGGATGTGTTTCCCATGTTAAAGGCTGGTGCATTGAAATTCTTCACCATGTTTAGATATCAGATCTCCAAACATGTTGCACTTGCATTGCTACCTGATGTTGTTCGATTTCTTGGCTCAGAATCAAATGTGGTCCACTCATATGCTTCCAGCTGCATTGAGAAGCTTTTGCTTGTCAAAGATGACGGAGGAAAGGCAAGATACTCAGGTGAGGATATCAGTCCATTTCTGCTCGCACTAATGACAAATCTTTTCGGTGACTTGCAGAAGCCAGAATCTGAAGAGAATCAGTATGTGATGAAGTGTATCATGAGGGTTCTTGGTCTCGCAATTGTTTCTCGTGAGGTTGCTTTACCATGCATTAATGGTTTGACAATAGTTCTGAACAGGGTGTGCGAGAACCCTAAAAATCCTGTCTTCAACCACTATCTGTTTGAATCAGTGGCTCTTCTTATTAGACGGGCCTGTGAGCGGGACCCATCACTCATTTCTTTTTTAGAGACAAGTCTACTCCCTACACTGCAAATGATATTATCCAGAGATGTCAGCGAGTTCTTCCCTTATGCATTCCAACTCCTTGCTCAGCTTGTTGACTTGAATGTATCCCCATTGCCAGGTAATTATATGGAGATTTTTGCTATCCTCCTTCTACCTGAATCATGGAAAAAATCTGCAAATGTTCCAGCGCTGGTTCGTTTGCTCCAAGCTTTCCTCAGAAAAGCACCTAATGAACTAAACCAACAGGGAAGGTTATCTAATGTCCTCGGGATTTTTAACACGTTAGTTTCAACTCCGAGTACTGATGAACAAGGATTTTATGTGCTCAACACTGTGGTAGAGAACCTTGGATTTGATGTCATCTCACCATACATAAGCCACATATGGGTCGCTTTGTTTAAACGGCTGCAGTATAATAGAACGGTGAAGTTTGTGAAGTCTCTTATTCTATTTATGTCACTTTTCCTAGCCAAGCATGGTTCTCAGAACCTTGCAGGCTCAATGAATGCTGTTCAACCGGATGTATTTCGTACAATTTTAGAGCAGTTTTGGGTACCAAATCTTAAGCTGATCACAGGTTCCTCGGAGCTCAAATTAACTTCAGTTGCTTCTGTTAGACTTCTGAGTGAATCTTTGGCACCAGCAGATTCCAAGCTCTGGGGAAAAATGCTTGACAGCATAATCACTCTTCTTTCACGACCAGAGCAGGAGAGAGTTGAAGAGGACACCGAAGTTCCAGACTTTGGTGAAAGTGTTGGTTATAATACAACATTTGTTCAACTTTATAATGCTGGGAGGAAAGAAGACGACCCTCTTCCAGAAATCAAGGATCCAAAACAATTTTTGGTGGCCACCCTGGCAAATCTTTCAGCTCGCTCCCCGGGAACATTACCCCAAATTATTAATGAAAATCTAGAACCTGCAAATCAAGCTGCACTTTTTCAACTTTGCAGCTCCTATAGTGTGACAATAGTTTGA